The Pseudomonas nunensis genome includes the window CGTCAAAGGCGAAACCAGCCTGCAATGGATGGGGCCGGATGAATGGCTGCTGATCGTGCCGAGCGGTGAAGAGTTCGCCGCCGAGCAGAAACTCCGTGAAGCGCTGGGCGACCTGCACATCCAGATCGTCAACGTCAGCGGCGGCCAGCAGATCCTCGAGCTGAGCGGCCCGAACGTGCGCCAGGTGCTGATGAAATCCACCAGCTACGACGTGCATCCCAACAGCTTCCCGGTGGGTAAAGCGGTCGGCACGGTGTTCGCCAAGTCGCAACTGGTGATCCGCCATACCGCCGAAGACACCTGGGAACTGCTGATCCGCCGCAGCTTCTCGGATTACTGGTGGTTGTGGTTGCAGGATGCGGCGGCTGAGTACGGGCTTAGCGTCCAGGCTTGAGATTGCCTTCGCGGGCAAGCCTCGCTCCTACAGAACCGTGTCGTGTGAATTTCTCGCGAACGACACAAAACTGTAGGAGCGAGGCTTGCCCGCGAACAACCGCGAAGCGGTTGCCCATAACAACAGGAGTCACCGCACTATGAGCCGCGCCCCAGACACATGGATTCTGACCGCCGATTGCCCAAGCGTCCTCGGCACCGTGGATGCGGTGACCCGCTTTCTGTTCGAGCAGGGCTGCTACGTCACCGAGCACCATTCCTTCGATGACCGGCTCTCGGGTCGTTTCTTCATTCGCGTGGAGTTCCGCCAGCCTGACGGCTTCGACGAACAGGCCTTCCGCGCCGGGCTCGAAGAACGCGGCGCGCATTTCGGGATGATCTTCGAACTGACCGCACCGAATTACCGGCCAAAAGTGGTGATCATGGTCTCCAAGGCCGATCACTGTCTCAACGATTTGCTCTACCGCCAGCGCATCGGCCAGTTGTCGATGGACGTCGCCGCCGTGGTCTCCAACCACCCGGACCTCAAGCCCTTGGCGGACTGGCACCAGATTCCGTACTACCACTTCCCCCTGGACCCGAACGACAAACCGTCGCAAGAGCGCCAGGTGTTGCAGGTGATCGAAGAGTCCGGCGCCGAACTGGTGATCCTTGCCCGTTACATGCAAGTCCTGTCGCCGGAGCTGTGCCGCAAACTCGACGGCAAGGCGATCAATATCCATCACTCCCTGCTGCCGGGTTTCAAGGGCGCCAAGCCGTATCACCAGGCCTACAACAAGGGCGTGAAACTGGTCGGCGCCACGGCGCACTACATCAACAACGACCTGGACGAAGGCCCGATCATCGCCCAGGGCGTGGAGGTGGTGGACCACAGTCACTACCCGGAAGATCTGATCGCCAAGGGGCGGGATATTGAAGGGCTGACGTTGGCGCGGGCGGTTGGTTATCACATTGAGCGCAGGGTTTTCCTCAACGCCAACAGAACCGTCGTTCTTTAGATTGCTATCGCGAGCAAGCTCGCTCCCACAGGGATTTGTGTCTGCCCACAGATCTCGGTCACACCAACGGTCAACTGTGGGAGCGAGCTTGCTCGCGATGGCGGCATGACAAACAACACAAGACACACAGGCAATAACCCGAGCAATCAACGCGCCGCCGCTGTCTGGCGACGCGACCGCTACATAAAAACAACAGCGAGGTGAAAGCATGTCTGGCAATCGTGGTGTGGTGTATCTCGGCGCTGGCAAGGTCGAAGTACAGAAAATCGACTATCCGAAAATGCAGGACCCGCGTGGCAGGAAGATCAATCACGCTGTGATCCTGCGCGTGGTGTCTACCAACATCTGTGGTTCCGATCAGCACATGGTGCGCGGTCGTACCACCGCTCAAACCGGCCTGGTCCTGGGCCATGAAATTACCGGTGAAGTGATCGAGAAGGGCAGCGACGTCGAGAACCTGCAAATCGGCGACCTGGTCTCTGTTCCGTTCAACGTGGCTTGCGGGCGCTGCCGTTCCTGCAAGGAAATGCACACTGGCGTCTGCCTGAGCGTTAACCCGGCTCGTCCTGGTGGCGCTTACGGTTACGTCGACATGGGCGACTGGACCGGCGGCCAGGCTGAATACGCGTTGGTGCCTTATGCGGATTTCAACCTGCTGAAACTGCCGGACCGTGATCGCGCGATGGAAAAAATCCGCGACCTGACCTGCCTCTCCGACATCCTGCCAACCGGCTACCACGGCGCAGTGACGGCCGGCGTTGGCCCGGGCAGCACCGTGTACATCGCGGGCGCGGGTCCGGTCGGTCTGGCCGCTGCTGCATCCGCTCGCCTGCTGGGCGCGGCGGTGGTGATCATCGGTGACGTCAACCCAATTCGCCTGGCGCACGCCAAGGCTCAGGGTTTCGAAATCGCTGACCTGTCCCTCGACACCCCGCTGCATGAACAAATCGCCGCGCTGCTGGGCGAGCCAGAAGTGGATTGCGCCGTCGACGCCGTAGGTTTCGAAGCGCGCGGTCACGGGCATGACGGGGTGAAACACGAAGCGCCAGCCACCGTGCTCAACTCCCTGATGGGCGTGGTTCGCGTGGCGGGCAAAATCGGGATTCCGGGCCTGTACGTGACGGAAGATCCGGGTGCGGTGGACGCTGCCGCGAAAATGGGCAGCCTGAGCATTCGCTTCGGTCTGGGCTGGGCCAAATCCCACAGCTTCCACACCGGCCAGACGCCGGTGATGAAGTACAACCGCCAGCTGATGCAGGCGATCATGTGGGACCGCATCCACATCGCCGACATCGTCGGTGTGGAAGTCATCAGCCTGGATGACGCACCACGTGGCTACGGCGAGTTCGATGCCGGCGTACCGAAGAAGTTTGTGATCGATCCGCACAAGTTGTTCAGCGCGGCGTAAGGCTTCACGCAATGCAAAACGGCGACCTTCGGGTCGCCGTTTTTGTTGGAGAGAACACAACCCCTGTGGCGAGGGGGTTTACCCCCGTTGGGGCGCGAAGCGGCCCTAAAACCATCCACAGAGATGAATCAGTTCTAACGCGGTGATCGGTTGACGACTGCTGCGCAGCCGAGCGGGAGCAAGCTCCCTCGCCACAAAAAGCTCATCAGCGCGTTCAAAGCGCCACCAACGCCCCTTGATACAGCACCGGGCCCGTCGGTTGCCCGGTCGGCGAGCCGCCCTTCGACTCCAGACTCACCGCCAACGCAATCGGCTTGCCGATCAACGCCTGCTGCGCCTCGTTCAGCTCAACCTTGCCCTTGCCGCCGCGCGGAATCACGCCGAGGGAAATCGGTTTGCCATCCGCCGGTATCGCCCACAACTCCAGGCTTTGCTCCGGTGTGACGGCGGCCAATGTCAGCGGTTCAACGTTCAGGTAATTCTCATGCGCCTCAACTTTCAGCGCCGGCTGTGCATCGGCGCTCATCAGGGTGGCGCTGTAGCGCGCATCGTCGCGGTTGTAGAGCGTGCTCAGGAACACGACCACCACCAACGAGCACAACGCAACCGTCACCCGTATCCAGTTCCAGAACGAACGCTTCTCGGGCACATGCAGATGCTGCGGTTCGATCCGCGCAGTGATCGCTTCCCACACACGCTCCGGCACCGGCTGTTCGGGCAACGCTTCGGTCAGGCTGACGAGGCTGTCCTGCCAATGCGCCAATTCTGCGCGTAACGACGCGTCTTCCAGCAACAACTGTTCAAAACGTCGACGAGCCGCCGCGGGCATCAAGCCAATCGCATAATCAGCAGCAAGGGCGCGGCGCAGGGTCGGGGTCTGGTAGTTCATGATTCAAGGCACCTGCGCAGGCGCTCCATGCCACGGCGAATCCAGGATTTGACCGAGCCCAGCGGCGCGGCCAGGTGTTCGGCCAGTTCAGAGCAGGACAGCCCTTGAAAATAGGCGACGGTGATCGATTGACGCTGCATGCCGTCGAGGCTTTCCAGGCAGCGGTTCAAGGCGCTGGCTTCGCGGGTACGGTTCAGCAACTCGTGGGCCGATGGGCTTTCATCCACCAGCGCCAGTTCCTCCAGATCGGTCAACGGCCGGTCGCGGTGTTTGCGCAACTGGTCGATGGCCTGGTTGCGGGTGATGTTGATCATCCAGGTCAGCGGCGCCGAGAGATGCGATTCATAGCGCGAGGCGTTGTTCCAGATACGCACGAAGCTCTCCTGCAGCACCTCTTCGGCCAAGTCATGGCGGCCCATGAAACGCAGGGCGACGCCGTACAAGCGCGGGCCGACGCTGCGATAAAGCGTCTCGAACGCGCGACGGTTCCCTAGTGAGCACTGGGCGAGAAGCTGTCGGAGCTGATCGGTGTCGGCGATGGCAATAACGGTTCTCCAGGCAATCAAAGGAGCGGCGGTGAGCTGCGAAGAGGTTAGTTCACTGCGCGCGGTTGTTCCTGTCCGTGTTTGATATACGTGCGTGGGGCTAGACTGGATGCAGCACGCAGGCATTCTTTTTTGATTGTGGCGAGGGGGCTTGCCCCCGTTGGGTCGCGAAGAGGCCCCGCTTTTTCGCAGACCGTATGAACAGACTGACGACTGCTTCGCAGCCGAACGGGGGCGAGCCCCCTCGCCACAAAGCCCGCTCCCACAGGGGAGGATTGGGAACAATCCTCCGGGATGTCAGTCGAACGCACAGTTTTTCGCCGCCCATCGGTGGGTGGTTTATGCCTAAAGAGGTTGTCTCGATGAAGATTTCACGCGGTTTTGTACTGGCTTCGCTTATGACTTTGGCGGCCAGCCCGGTCTTCGCCGGGTTCAGCCTGGACGATGTGACCAAAGCGGCTTCGAGCATGCAGGGCGGTAACGCCGCGACTGCCGCCGCCCCGACGCAGGAAACCGCCGGTCTGCTCGGCGCGCTGACGTCGCAGTTGAATGTAAAACCCGAGCAGGCCGTTGGTGGCACTGCGGCGATGCTGGGATTGGCGAAGAATCAACTGAGCTCCACCGACTACTCGCAACTGGCCAAAAGCGTGCCGGGGCTGGACAAACTCTCGGGTGGCGGTCAACTGGGTGCCCTGAGCGGGTTGCTCGGCTCGTCCGGTAAATCCGCTGGCCTGGAAAATGCCTTGGGCAACGTGAAGAACACCAATGACCTGAACACTGCGTTCAGCGCGTTGGGCATGGACAGCGGGATGGTCGGCCAATTCGCCCCGGTGATCCTCCAATACCTCGGTGGCCAAGGCGTTGGCGGCCCGCTGCTGGAAAGCCTGGGCGGGATCTGGGGCGCCGGTTCCGGTAGCTGATTCAGCGGCGCTCGGCGCGCAACGCGTCGATGCGCCGATCCTTCTCGATCCAGAGCTGGTTGACCCAGTTCTGGACCGTTTCGCGAAACACCGGATCGTTTTCGTAATCCCCCTGCCACAACGCCGGGTCCAGTTCGCGGGTCTGGATGTCGATGATCACCTTCAGCACGTTGCCGCTGATCAGATCCCAGAATCCCGGAATCTTTTGCTGCGGATACACCACCGTCACATCGAGAATGGCGTCGAGCTGTTCGCCCATCGCCGCCAGTACAAACGCCACGCCGCCAGCCTTGGGCTTGAGCAGGTGGGTGAACGGTGACTGCTGCTGAGCGCTTTTTGCCGCCGTGAAACGAGTGCCTTCCAGGTAATTCACCACCGTCACCGGCTGACGCTTGAACAACTCGCAGGCCGCTTTGGTGATCTCCAGATCCTTGCCGGCCAACTCGGGATGCTTCGCCAGGAACGCCTTGGTGTAGCGCTTCATGAACGGGTAATCCAGCGCCCACCAGGCGAGGCCGAGGAACGGCACCCAGATCAATTCTTTCTTGAGGAAGAATTTGAAGAACGGCGTGCGCCGGTTCAGGGTCTGGATCAGCGCCGGGATATCGACCCAGGATTGGTGGTTGCTGATCACCAGATACGAGGTGTCGCCGCGCAGGTCCGCGCCGCCGCGAATGTCCCATTGGGTGGGGATGCACAGGCGAAAGATCAGTTTGTCGATTTCGGCCCAGGTCTCGGCAATCCACATCACCGACCACGAGGCATAGTCGCGAAAGCGTCCGGGCAGGATCAGTTTGAGCAAGGCGAACACCATCAGCGGCCCGAACAGGACCAGGGTGTTGAGCAACAGCAGCAGGGTAACGAAACAGCCGGTGAGCAGGCGGCGCATAAGTAACTCTTGGAAGCGTTTGGGCGCGCCATGATAAGCAGCTTCGGGCGACAGGCCAAATCGGCGGTGACGAATGTTTCACCTTTAAACGGTTATGCTCCCTGCCTGATGGAGATCCCTGTGGCGAGGGAGCTTGCTCCCGCTGGGCTGCGAAGCGGCCCCAAATATTTTATGAGCGCTGCGCACTCGAGCGGGAGCAAGCTCCCTCGCCACAAAGGTTTGCGTTGGTCCAACTATCGTTGTGTTTTGCGGTCTAGAATTTGGCCTCTGCGCCCCTATTTCCCAAGGAAGCCCATTACGTGAAATCCCTCCTTGCACTGCTGACCCTCGTGGCCCTGCCGGTCATGGCCGCCGAGCCGACCCTGTACGGGCGCTACGAATACATCGCGCTGCCAGAAATCGGTGGTGAAGTCCTCAAGGCGAAAATGGACACCGGCGCCCTGACCGCGTCGCTGTCGGCCAAGGACATTGAAATGTTCACCCGTGACGGCGACGACTGGGTGCGTTTCCGCCTCGGCACCAAGGACGCGAGCAACAAGGTCTACGAGCACAAAATCTCGCGGATCAGCAAGATCAAGACCCGCTCCGAAGAGGACGAGGACGACAAGGACGAGGCCGCCCCCACCAAGCGTCCAGTCGTCGATCTGGAGCTGTGCCTGGGCAACGTCAAGCGCACGGTCGAGGTCAACCTCACTGACCGCAGCAGCTTCAACTATCCGCTGCTGATCGGCGCCAAGGCCTTGCGCGAATTCGGTGCGGCGGTGAACCCGGCACGCCGCTTTACCGCGGACAAACCCGACTGCTGATTGACGGGATGAGAGGCTTGGGCCACCGTTGCGCAACTTAACTGCCGTGCTCGGACACCATGCCTCATATCCTGATAGTCGAAGACGAAGCGGCCATTGCCGACACGTTGATTTTTGCCTTGCAGGGCGAAGGCTTCACCACCACTTGGGTGAGCCTCGGCGCGGCTGCGCTTGAGCATCAGCGCCAGACCCCGGCCGACCTGATCATTCTTGACATCGGCCTGCCGGACATCAGCGGCTTCGAGACCTGCAAGCAATTGCGTCGTTTCAGCGAGGTGCCGGTGATTTTTCTCAGCGCCCGTGATGGTGAAATCGACCGCGTTGTAGGCCTGGAAATCGGCGCCGACGACTACGTGGTCAAGCCGTTCAGCCCACGGGAAGTGGCGGCGCGGGTCCGGGCGATCCTCAAACGCATGGCGCCCCGCGCGGCACCTGAGGCGGCATCGACGCTGTTTCGCATCGACAGCGAACGGGTTCAGATCACCTATCGCGGCCAAACCCTGAGCCTGACCCGCCACGAATTCCGCCTGCTGCAATGCCTGCTCGAACAACCCGAACGGGTGTTCAGCCGCGAGCAACTGCTCGATGCCCTGGGCGTGGCCGCCGACGCCGGTTATGAACGCAGCATCGACAGCCACATCAAGAGCGTGCGCGCCAAACTGCGGTTGGTGCAGGCCGACGCCGAACCGATCCAGACCCATCGCGGCCTCGGCTACAGCTACAGCCCGGGGCATAGCTGATGGCGTTGGGCATCCGCATCTTCCTGGTCTACGTGCTGTTTATCGGCCTGACCGGTTACTTCGTGCTCAACACCGTGATGCAGGAAATCCGTCCCGGTGTGCGCCAGTCCACCGAAGAAACCCTGGTGGACACCGCCAACCTGATGGCGGAAATCCTGCGCGACGACTTCAAGGCCGGCACCCTCAACCAGAATCACTGGCCACAACTGCTCAAGGCGTACGGCGAGCGGCAACCGAAGGCGAGTATCTGGGGCTTGCCGAAGAATCAGGTCAGCCACCGCATCTACGTTACCGACGCCAAAGGCATCGTGGTGCTGGACTCCAGCGGCGTGGCGGTGGGCCAGGATTATTCGCGCTGGAACGATGTCTACCTGACCCTGCGTGGCGAGTACGGCGCGCGTTCGAGCCGCAGTGATCCCAACGATGCGAGCTCCTCGGTGATGCACGTCGGCGCGCCGATTCGCGACAACGGCCAGATCATCGGCGTGGTCACCGTGGCCAAACCCAACAGCTCCTTGCAGCCCTACGTCGATCGCACGGAACGCCGATTATTCGCTTACGGCGCCGGGTTGATCGGCCTCGGCCTGTTGTTCGGCGCGCTGCTGTCGTGGTGGCTGAGCGCGGCGCTGCGACGGTTGACCGCTTATGCCCAAGCCGTCAGCGAAGGCCGCCGGGTCGAAGTGCCGCATTATCGTGGCGGCGAGCTGGAACAACTGGCGACGGCGGTGGAGCAGATGCGCACGCAACTGGAAGGCAAGGCCTACGTCGAGCGCTACGTGCACACCCTGACCCATGAATTGAAAAGCCCGTTGGCGGCGATTCGCGGCGCGGCGGAACTGCTGCAAGGCGAGATGCCGCTGGCCCAGCAGCAGCGTTTCGTCAGCAACATCGACAGCGAAAGTGCGCGGATGCAGCAGTTGATCGAACGGCTTCTGAATTTGGCGCAGGTCGAACAGCGCCAAGGTCTGGAAGAGCGGGTTGAAGTGCCGTTGGCTGCTTTGGTGAACGAATTACTGGACGCTCAGGCAGCGCGAATCGAAGGCAAGCAGTTGCGGGTCGAGCAGACGATTGCGGCGGATCTGGCCTTGGTCGGCGAGCCGTTTTTGTTGCGTCAGGCGTTGGGCAATCTGCTGGAAAATGCCTTGGACTTCACGCCTGCCCAAGGTGTTTTGCGATTTAGCGCGGAGCGGGTTGGCGAGTGGATTGAGTTCAGCTTGTTCAACCAGGCGGAGGCGATTCCCGACTATGCGCTGCCGCGGTTGAGCGAGCGGTTCTACTCGCTGCCGAGGCCGGACAGTGGGCGTAAAAGTACGGGGTTGGGGCTTAACTTCGTTGAAGAGGTGGTTAAGTTGCATGGCGGCCAACTGTGGGTCGCCAATGTGCAAGGTGGCGTTGAGGCGCGGGTCAGGTTGTCCTAAGGTACTTGGGAGACCTGCGGTGCGGGCACCGATTTGCGAGGCGTGTTTCGATGCGCCAAAGCAAGCGCTGGCTGCTCGATGATCAACCATGAAAGTGTTGCCAGGCCAACGACGATGAGCGCCGAAACAGCCATCGAGGGAAAAAAGCCCAGTTGCGTTTTATTGATGATCAATTGCTGGACGGGAAAGGCGTACAGGTAGATGCCATAGGAGATGTCGAAGCGTCCCCTGATGGTTTTATCAACGTACAACAAACCCAGGCTGATGGTCGCCAGGCTGATCCCCAGCGTTGCCAGAACCCAGGCCGCCGAAGTACCCAGAGAAACAAACACTATAAGACTGGCAACTGCCAGGACGATGAACTTTGTCCGCGCCCTATCGAAGTGCTGTTTATAGAAAGCGATCAACGATCCGGAGAAAAACGCGATGCCGGCGGCGCAATACACCAGAAGCTTCTGCGCCAGTGCATTCATGGGGAAGTTGCCCAGAACATAGGTCGCGATGCAAAACAGCAGTAGCAGTGCCCAAGGCATCAAGGCGCTGCGATAAAGGGTCAAGACCAGCGCCAGCAGAATATAAAAAGCAAATTCAATCTTTAGCGTCCAGAGGCTTCCGTTGAAGGATTCGCTAAATATGAAGTCGTGGGTCACTTCATCAATAGTTGCCCGCCCGAACACTGAAATTCGCAGAAAGTCGATGAAGGCGCTCGTCCCCGAAACATAGTCGCTGGCAAAAAAAGCCCCGGCCACATAAGTCATAACGAATGAGCAAATGATGAGTGCGGGAAAGATCCGTGCAACGCGCTTCAGCAAGTAATTTTGAAGGCTGGCGGTATTCAGATAACTGAGCGTAATCAACAACCCGGAAATCGAAAAAAAACAAAGAACCGCTATACCACCCAGCGAGTTGTAACCTTGGATGGCGGGCTCGCTCATACCTGCCAGCACATAGTGATGGCTGACCAGGACCATAAGCGCGGCGAGGTGCCTGATCAGATCAAACGAATTGTTACGCAATGCAGCACTCCTTGCCTGACCTGGTTGGAGCAATCCAACGGCCATAATCCTTGGTTGTAAGTGTCTGAAAATGATCTCCCCGGGAGATCAAATAATCGGAGTCAGCCTTGAAGCCGCGCAGTGTGCCAAGGCGCAAACGACTTTTACAGGCATTTCCACGCAATCTCCACACAGCCTCCACAAAACCCCCACACACCAAACCCAGACTCTCCCTCATTCGAACAGGGAGAGACCCACATGAACCGCAACCTGACCATCAAACTCGGGGCGATTGCCCTGCTGATTCTGTTATTGCTGATCCCGTTGCTGATGATCAACGGCGTAATCCAGGACCGTCAGCAACTGCGCGATGGCGTGCTTGAAGACATCGCCCGCAGTTCCAGTTACAGCCAGCAATTGAGCGGGCCGCTGATGGTGGTGCCGTACCGCAAAGTGGTGCGCAGCTGGAAGCTCAACGAAAAAACCAACGAGCGTTATCAGGATGTCGGTGAAGAGCGGGGGCGTTTGTACTTCCTGCCGGAACGCTTTGAACTGGATGGCAACGTCCAGACCGAACTGCGTTCCCGGGGCATTTATGAAGCGCGGCTGTTCCATGCCGACAATCGCATCAGCGGGCATTTCTCGATCCCTGAACAACTGGGCATCAAGGAAGACTTCGCCGACTATCAGTTCGACCAGCCATTCCTGGCCGTCGGCATCAGCGATATTCGCGGCATCGAGAACGCACTGAAACTGGAACTCGATGGCCAGCGCCTGGACTTCGTTCCGGGTAGCCAGGTCGGGTTTTTGGGCGAAGGCGTGCATGTGATGTTGCCGGCGCTGGATGCAAAAAAAGCCACGGAATTGGCCTTCGGTTTCGACCTTCGTTTGCAGGGCACCGGTCAGTTGCAAGTGCTGCCAGTGGGCAAGACCAGCAAGGTGTCGTTCGCTGCCAATTGGCCGCACCCAAGCTTCATCGGCAACTACCTGCCGACCCAGCGTGAAGTCAGCGATCAGGGCTTCTCCGCCAATTGGCAGACCTCGTTTTTCTCCACCAACCTGCAAGAAGCGTTGAGCAGTTGCGCGGCCGGCGCCGGTTGCGAAGCGTTCAACGCCCGCAGCTTCGGCGTGAGCTTCATCGACCCGGTGGACCAGTACCTGAAAAGTGATCGGGCGATCAAATACGCGCTGCTGTTTATCGTGCTGACGTTCGCCGGTTTCTTCCTCTTCGAAGTGCTGAAAAGCTTGGCAGTGCACCCGGTGCAATACGCACTGGTTGGCGTGGCCCTGGCGTTCTTCTACTTGTTGCTGCTGTCGTTGTCCGAGCACATTGGCTTTGCCTTGGCGTACCTGTTGTCGGCGAGCGGTTGTGTGTTGCTGATCGGCTTCTATGTCTGCCACGTGCTGCGCAGCGTGCGCCATGGCTTGAGTTTTTCGGCGGGGTTGGCGGCGTTGTACGGTCTGCTTTATGGCTTGCTGAGCGCCGAGGATTACGCGCTGTTGATGGGCTCGCTGTTGCTGTTCGGGCTGCTGGGTGTGTTCATGGTGCTGACCCGCAAACTGGACTGGTACGGGATCGGGGCGAAGACGGCCAAGCCATTGGAGTTTGATATGGGAGCGGTGGAATGAGCCGGTCGCTGGGGTTGCGCGAGGATCAGCGCTGGAGGGAAAACCTGGTGACACGGATTGTCGAGTTCTTGCCAGTTGAACCGCGCTGGTGCTTTCGCGAGCAAGCCCGCTCCCACAGGGGATTGTATGAACAACATAAAACCAATGTGGGAGCGGGCTTGCTCGCGAAGAGGCCCGAACAGTCAGCGAAGCTCTAAACCTTAGGCATCGTCGCCAACATCGAAGCCCGCTGACTCACCTCGAAAAACCACTCGGCCAGTTTCGGATTCGCTGCGCGCCAGTCCAGGTCAGGATGGCGAAAGTCGAGGTAACCCAGGGCACACGCCACGCTGATCGCCGCCACATCGAAATGGCTGGTCAACTCGGCAATCGCGTCCGCTTCGAGCAGAACCAAGGCGCGGCGGATCTTCTCGCGCTGGCCGTCGAGCCACTGGTCCCAGTGTTTTTCCGGGGCGCGCAGGGCTTGTTCGTAGCGAATCATCACCGCCGCGTCCATGATCCCGTCGGCCAGGGAGGCCAGGGTCAGGCGACGCCAGCGGGCCGGACCGTCGCGCGGGATCAGCGGATTGCCGACGTGCTGATGATCGAGGTAGTCGAGGACCACCCGGCTGTCATGGATCACGTTGCCATCGGCCAGGCGCAGGGCCGGGATCTTGCCCAGCGGGTTGTCTTCGCAGAGCGCCAGGTCCGGGCTGACCGGCGTCGGTTGGCTGAGTTGCAGGGCTACGCGCTGGGTTTGGCCGGTCTCGTGCAGCAGCACCATGACTTTGCGGGCGAAGGGTGAAGCGGTGTTGTAGAACAGGGTCATGCTCGGGGCGGACATGGCAGCGTCTCGGTCGGTGGCAATGCGGGGCAGCATAGCGCGTTGGTTCGATAGCTCAAGATCAGAAATGCACACGGAACCCCCTGTGGGAGCGGGCTTGCTCGCGAAGGCGTCGTGTCAGTCAACATTGATGCTGAATGACACACCGCTTTCGCGAGCAAGCCCGCTCCCACAGGGGTTGTGGTGTTTTTGGTTAATGGCGTTGCAGTAAACCGCGCAGGGCGAGGGCGGCGGGGATGCCCAGGCCCAGCCAGCTCAAGGCATCCCAAATTCCATCCCCCAGCAATGCCGAGAACAACCCGGCGGCACTCAGCAGTGCAATCACCGTCGGCGTAGCAAACACTTTCCAGAAATTCGACTGCCTCGGCTTCATGCCGTTTGCTCCACTTTGGCGGGCACAGGCTTCGCCGCTCTACGCCGAACCACCCACAAATAAACCCCGCTGCCGAGCACGATGATGGTCAGCACATCCAACGTCGCCCAGAGGATTTTCATTGGCATGCCGCCGTAGTCACCAAAGTGCAGCGGCTGTGACATGCCCATCGCGTCCATGTACCACGGACGCTCGGCCACGGCGGTGACCTTCAGGGTGCTGGCGTCGATCAGCACCGGAGTCAGCAAGTGCGAGGTCAGATGTGTGCTGCCTTTCATGAACACCGCGTAATGATGCTCGCTGGAGAAGCGCGTGCCGGGGAAGGCGATGAAGTCCGGCTGCATACCCGGCGCGACGTCCTTGGCGATGTCGAGCAAACGGGTGGCGGGGGCCAATTGTGTCAGTGGCGGCGCATCGCGGTAGGGCGCGACCATCGCGCTCAAGCTGTCGTTGCGCCACGCGGCGATCAAAAGATCGGCGCAAGCACTAATCACGCCGGTCACGCCGACCACCAGCGCCCAGGTCAGGGTCA containing:
- a CDS encoding acyltransferase family protein, producing the protein MRNNSFDLIRHLAALMVLVSHHYVLAGMSEPAIQGYNSLGGIAVLCFFSISGLLITLSYLNTASLQNYLLKRVARIFPALIICSFVMTYVAGAFFASDYVSGTSAFIDFLRISVFGRATIDEVTHDFIFSESFNGSLWTLKIEFAFYILLALVLTLYRSALMPWALLLLFCIATYVLGNFPMNALAQKLLVYCAAGIAFFSGSLIAFYKQHFDRARTKFIVLAVASLIVFVSLGTSAAWVLATLGISLATISLGLLYVDKTIRGRFDISYGIYLYAFPVQQLIINKTQLGFFPSMAVSALIVVGLATLSWLIIEQPALALAHRNTPRKSVPAPQVSQVP
- a CDS encoding glutathione S-transferase, producing MSAPSMTLFYNTASPFARKVMVLLHETGQTQRVALQLSQPTPVSPDLALCEDNPLGKIPALRLADGNVIHDSRVVLDYLDHQHVGNPLIPRDGPARWRRLTLASLADGIMDAAVMIRYEQALRAPEKHWDQWLDGQREKIRRALVLLEADAIAELTSHFDVAAISVACALGYLDFRHPDLDWRAANPKLAEWFFEVSQRASMLATMPKV
- the creD gene encoding cell envelope integrity protein CreD; amino-acid sequence: MNRNLTIKLGAIALLILLLLIPLLMINGVIQDRQQLRDGVLEDIARSSSYSQQLSGPLMVVPYRKVVRSWKLNEKTNERYQDVGEERGRLYFLPERFELDGNVQTELRSRGIYEARLFHADNRISGHFSIPEQLGIKEDFADYQFDQPFLAVGISDIRGIENALKLELDGQRLDFVPGSQVGFLGEGVHVMLPALDAKKATELAFGFDLRLQGTGQLQVLPVGKTSKVSFAANWPHPSFIGNYLPTQREVSDQGFSANWQTSFFSTNLQEALSSCAAGAGCEAFNARSFGVSFIDPVDQYLKSDRAIKYALLFIVLTFAGFFLFEVLKSLAVHPVQYALVGVALAFFYLLLLSLSEHIGFALAYLLSASGCVLLIGFYVCHVLRSVRHGLSFSAGLAALYGLLYGLLSAEDYALLMGSLLLFGLLGVFMVLTRKLDWYGIGAKTAKPLEFDMGAVE
- the creC gene encoding two-component system sensor histidine kinase CreC; this encodes MALGIRIFLVYVLFIGLTGYFVLNTVMQEIRPGVRQSTEETLVDTANLMAEILRDDFKAGTLNQNHWPQLLKAYGERQPKASIWGLPKNQVSHRIYVTDAKGIVVLDSSGVAVGQDYSRWNDVYLTLRGEYGARSSRSDPNDASSSVMHVGAPIRDNGQIIGVVTVAKPNSSLQPYVDRTERRLFAYGAGLIGLGLLFGALLSWWLSAALRRLTAYAQAVSEGRRVEVPHYRGGELEQLATAVEQMRTQLEGKAYVERYVHTLTHELKSPLAAIRGAAELLQGEMPLAQQQRFVSNIDSESARMQQLIERLLNLAQVEQRQGLEERVEVPLAALVNELLDAQAARIEGKQLRVEQTIAADLALVGEPFLLRQALGNLLENALDFTPAQGVLRFSAERVGEWIEFSLFNQAEAIPDYALPRLSERFYSLPRPDSGRKSTGLGLNFVEEVVKLHGGQLWVANVQGGVEARVRLS